A stretch of the Capsicum annuum cultivar UCD-10X-F1 chromosome 8, UCD10Xv1.1, whole genome shotgun sequence genome encodes the following:
- the LOC107839527 gene encoding sec-independent protein translocase protein TatB isoform X1 — translation MFGFSYGEIFLLLGATAALIGPKDLPIIARTAGRFAGRAIGYVQLARGQFENVMEHSQARQVHKELQDTMAQLEAIRHEIRTISFMNPGSLTTRLVDSINTTTANSTADNGPQKSDKESIIVEKGPQISEKESTVATVTTEDYSSRKALTTDMHSQATAYARLAETTPLKSISVDNEGLRELTDESGSIIVLPVSAESAGLLPKHKDEAKGSDIVLEAILEAEVANNAKEFFSQSPNQLKSE, via the exons ATGTTTGGATTTTCATATGGAGAGATTTTTCTCTTGCTCGGTGCTACTGCTGCTCTTATtg GACCTAAAGATCTGCCAATTATAGCAAGAACAGCAGGCAGATTTGCTGGGCGTGCAATTGGTTATGTTCAATTAGCCCGTGGTCAGTTTGAAAATGTCATGGAGCATTCTCAAGCTCGCCAG GTTCATAAGGAACTGCAAGATACCATGGCTCAATTGGAAGCCATACGTCATGAAATTCGGACTATCTCTTTTATGAATCCTGGTTCATTGACAACGAGGCTTGTAGACAGCATCAATACAACAACTGCAAATAGCACTG CTGATAATGGACCTCAAAAATCTGATAAAGAGAGCATCATTGTTGAAAAGGGACCTCAGATATCCGAGAAGGAGAGTACAGTGGCAACTGTCACAACTGAG GATTATAGTTCAAGGAAAGCTTTGACGACCGATATGCACAGCCAAGCCACTGCTTATGCTAGATTGGCTGAAACAACACCTTTGAAATCCATTTCTGTAGATAATGAAGGTTTGAGAGAGCTGACTGATGAATCTGGCAGTATTATTGTGCTCCCTGTTTCAGCAGAGAGTGCAGGGTTGTTGCCAAAACATAAAG ATGAAGCAAAGGGGTCTGACATTGTGTTAGAAGCGATACTGGAGGCAGAAGTGGCAAATAATGCCAAAGAGTTTTTCTCGCAGTCACCAAACCAATTAAAAAGTGAATGA
- the LOC107839527 gene encoding uncharacterized protein LOC107839527 isoform X2: MEHSQARQVHKELQDTMAQLEAIRHEIRTISFMNPGSLTTRLVDSINTTTANSTADNGPQKSDKESIIVEKGPQISEKESTVATVTTEDYSSRKALTTDMHSQATAYARLAETTPLKSISVDNEGLRELTDESGSIIVLPVSAESAGLLPKHKDEAKGSDIVLEAILEAEVANNAKEFFSQSPNQLKSE, translated from the exons ATGGAGCATTCTCAAGCTCGCCAG GTTCATAAGGAACTGCAAGATACCATGGCTCAATTGGAAGCCATACGTCATGAAATTCGGACTATCTCTTTTATGAATCCTGGTTCATTGACAACGAGGCTTGTAGACAGCATCAATACAACAACTGCAAATAGCACTG CTGATAATGGACCTCAAAAATCTGATAAAGAGAGCATCATTGTTGAAAAGGGACCTCAGATATCCGAGAAGGAGAGTACAGTGGCAACTGTCACAACTGAG GATTATAGTTCAAGGAAAGCTTTGACGACCGATATGCACAGCCAAGCCACTGCTTATGCTAGATTGGCTGAAACAACACCTTTGAAATCCATTTCTGTAGATAATGAAGGTTTGAGAGAGCTGACTGATGAATCTGGCAGTATTATTGTGCTCCCTGTTTCAGCAGAGAGTGCAGGGTTGTTGCCAAAACATAAAG ATGAAGCAAAGGGGTCTGACATTGTGTTAGAAGCGATACTGGAGGCAGAAGTGGCAAATAATGCCAAAGAGTTTTTCTCGCAGTCACCAAACCAATTAAAAAGTGAATGA
- the LOC107879317 gene encoding uncharacterized protein LOC107879317, whose product MEEQLLHPKGNILPVGTSCSTPVVLSTCVVMCGSLAYGFAVGYSSPAQSSIMADLGLSIADYSAFGAILTLGGSIGSLVSGTIADMVGRRVTMWIMDLCFILGWLSIIFATSVWWLDIGRFIMGVGAGLLFYVAPIYIAEISPKSIRGGCTAALAFMVYFGFSLMFLIGNFLTWRTLAIVGIIPSLVQLLGIFFIPESPRWLAKIGLIKEAEASLQYLRGKNVDISLETAEIKDNVESLAHLPRSRYLDMFNRKYAHSLIVGLGVMILVQSGGTDAISSFASSIFKKAGCSVSFATTTMGFIQLPFAAMGIFLLDAAGRRPVLMVASAGTCLGNFLVGVGFLCKDYDQMSQISATLVLIGILVFGIFYSMGVGGATSTIVSEIFPMNIKGSAGSLAIVCNWFTSWIVTYAFNFLFAWSPSGVFFMFTFFSGLMIPFVAKIVPETKGRTLEEIQASMTLRKPDAKGVSKRGTPKIQEAGNYCNYKDKRTSHHRKNVNVALALKHTMTESMEEGLLDRSSLRKESWQFHVTANVILSSSVAACGYFAYGFASGYPSPAQLGIMDELGLSIAEYSVFASIMTLGGMIGALISGKVADVFGRRVTMWLLDLFFILGWCSITFGKRVWWLDSGRLLMGVGAGIQLYVAPIYISEVTPKNIRGCFVAAAAFTLTLGFSLSYYIGNNMSWRTLALVGAIPCFIQVLGVFFIPESPRWLSKIGLEKEVEASLQRLRGENADISTEAAEIKDFTETVQQHSGSKFMELFSRKYARPLIVGTGLMALVQFGGSSAISSFASSIFRAAGYSAESASRVIAVLQIPFAAMSIILTEKAGRRLLMMLTSAGACLGCLLAALGFLFEDYHRSAELTSSMVFTGILLFSISSTMGMGGTPWIIMSEILPINIKGSAGSLTTLVNCFTSWLVGYTFNFLFQWNAAGIFFLFAFFCGSVVVFVAMLVPETKGRTLEEIQASMTVLQ is encoded by the exons ATGGAAGAACAACTTTTACATCCTAAGGGAAACATATTACCCGTTGGCACGTCCTGTTCAACGCCTGTTGTTCTAAGCACTTGTGTTGTTATGTGTGGTTCCTTGGCTTATGGATTTGCT GTTGGCTACTCTTCTCCTGCCCAGTCCAGTATCATGGCTGACCTGGGGTTGTCCATTGCAGAT TATTCAGCATTTGGAGCTATTCTGACACTTGGTGGAAGTATAGGTTCGTTAGTGAGTGGCACTATTGCAGATATGGTTGGGCGGAGAGTA ACAATGTGGATTATGGATCTCTGTTTCATCCTGGGGTGGCTATCTATAATTTTTGCAACG AGCGTGTGGTGGCTTGATATTGGAAGATTTATAATGGGAGTCGGAGCTGGACTTCTCTTTTATGTG GCTCCTATATACATTGCAGAAATCTCACCAAAGAGTATTCGAGGTGGATGCACAGCTGCGCTTGCG TTCATGGTATATTTTGGTTTTTCACTGATGTTTCTGATCGGGAATTTCCTGACTTGGCGCACCTTGGCTATAGTAG GAATTATACCCTCTTTGGTGCAGTTATTAGGCATATTCTTCATACCAGAATCTCCAAGATGGTTG GCAAAAATTGGTCTGATCAAAGAAGCAGAAGCATCTCTACAATATCTGAGAGGAAAAAATGTTGATATTTCTTTAGAAACAGCTGAAATTAAG GACAACGTGGAGTCACTTGCACATCTTCCACGATCAAGATATCTGGACATGTTCAACCGTAAATATGCTCATTCACTCATT GTAGGATTGGGAGTAATGATTTTGGTGCAGTCTGGAGGAACTGATGCGATTTCATCTTTCGCTAGTTCAATTTTCAAAAAAGCTG GTTGCTCGGTCAGTTTTGCAACTACAACTATGGGATTCATCCAG CTCCCTTTTGCCGCTATGGGCATATTCTTACTGGATGCTGCTGGAAGACGGCCAGTTCTGATG GTTGCTTCTGCTGGGACATGCTTAGGAAACTTTCTTGTAGGTGTAGGCTTTTTGTGTAAG GATTATGATCAAATGAGTCAAATCTCTGCCACATTGGTGTTAATTGGCATACTG GTATTTGGCATATTTTACTCAATGGGTGTGGGTGGTGCAACTTCGACCATTGTTTCAGAG ATATTTCCTATGAACATAAAGGGATCAGCTGGAAGTCTTGCAATTGTATGCAACTGGTTTACTTCTTGGATCGTCACATATGCTTTCAACTTCTTATTTGCATGGAGTCCTTCAG GTGTGTTCTTCATGTTCACATTTTTTTCCGGGTTGATGATCCCATTTGTTGCAAAGATAGTACCAGAGACGAAAGGACGGACACTCGAAGAAATTCAGGCATCCATGACACT TCGAAAACCTGACGCAAAGGGAGTGTCAAAAAGGGGAACACCAAAGATACAAGAAGCAGGCAACTATTGC AATTACAAAGATAAACGTACATCACATCATCGTAAAAATGTGAACGTAGCTTTGGCGCTG AAACATACTATGACTGAAAGCATGGAAGAAGGTTTGTTAGATAGGAGTAGTCTCAGAAAAGAAAGCTGGCAATTCCATGTTACTGCAAATGTCATTTTGAGTTCCTCAGTTGCTGCCTGTGGTTACTTTGCCTATGGATTTGCT TCTGGATATCCATCTCCTGCGCAATTAGGGATCATGGATGAACTGGGACTCTCTATAGCAGAA TACTCAGTTTTTGCTTCAATCATGACATTGGGAGGAATGATTGGTGCACTGATAAGTGGAAAGGTGGCTGATGTTTTTGGCAGGAGAGTT ACAATGTGgcttttggatttgttttttatCTTGGGCTGGTGTTCAATAACCTTTGGCAAG AGAGTTTGGTGGCTTGATTCTGGAAGGTTGCTGATGGGAGTTGGTGCAGGAATTCAGTTATATGtg GCACCTATATACATTTCAGAGGTCACACCGAAGAATATCCGAGGGTGCTTTGTAGCAGCTGCCGCA TTCACGTTGACTCTTGGCTTTTCACTGTCGTATTACATTGGGAATAACATGAGCTGGCGCACTTTAGCTCTTGTAG GTGCTATCCCTTGCTTTATACAGGTGCTAGGTGTATTCTTCATACCAGAGTCTCCTCGGTGGTTG TCGAAAATTGGTTTGGAGAAGGAGGTAGAAGCATCACTACAACGTCTGAGGGGTGAAAATGCAGATATTTCCACTGAAGCGGCTGAAATAAAA GACTTTACCGAAACAGTTCAGCAACACTCAGGATCTAAATTTATGGAGTTGTTCAGCAGGAAATATGCTCGTCCactgatt GTTGGAACAGGGTTAATGGCTCTCGTGCAGTTTGGAGGGAGTAGTGCAATATCTTCTTTTGCCAGTTCAATTTTTAGAGCAGCTG GTTATTCGGCAGAGTCAGCATCTCGAGTCATAGCAGTTCTTCAG ATTCCATTTGCTGCCATGAGTATTATCCTTACAGAAAAAGCTGGGCGACGACTTCTTATGATG CTTACTTCGGCTGGGGCTTGCTTAGGATGCTTGCTTGCAGCATTGGGATTTCTTTTTGAG GATTATCATCGATCAGCAGAGCTAACCTCTTCAATGGTGTTCACTGGCATACTG CTCTTTTCTATATCTTCCACAATGGGCATGGGTGGTACCCCCTGGATAATCATGTCAGAG ATACTTCCTATAAACATCAAGGGCTCTGCTGGAAGTCTGACAACGTTGGTCAACTGTTTTACTTCTTGGCTAGTTGGTTATACCTTTAATTTCCTATTCCAATGGAATGCAGCAG GAATATTCTTCTTGTTTGCGTTCTTTTGTGGCTCAGTCGTTGTATTCGTTGCAATGCTGGTACCAGAGACGAAGGGACGGACACTTGAAGAAATCCAGGCATCGATGACAGTACTCCAATGA